A genome region from Pirellulales bacterium includes the following:
- a CDS encoding acyl-CoA thioesterase: MPGVYDHHLQVRPEEIDILGHVNNLAYLRWMVDAALAHSHVQGWDNDSYLKLGHGWVVRGHEITYLRSAMPNDAVIVRTWIADWSRVTSRRRYLILRRDDEAVLARAMTHWAYIDFKSGKPRRIPEEVSAAFVVVGDEPPGLLSDAPR, encoded by the coding sequence ATGCCAGGCGTCTACGACCATCACCTGCAAGTTCGTCCCGAGGAGATCGACATCCTCGGTCACGTCAACAATCTCGCGTATCTGCGGTGGATGGTCGACGCCGCGCTCGCGCATTCCCACGTCCAGGGTTGGGACAACGATTCGTATTTGAAGCTGGGTCATGGCTGGGTCGTGCGCGGCCACGAGATCACCTACCTGCGTTCGGCCATGCCCAACGACGCGGTGATCGTCCGCACTTGGATCGCCGACTGGAGCCGCGTGACCAGCCGGCGCCGCTACCTCATCTTGCGCCGCGACGACGAGGCCGTGCTGGCCCGGGCCATGACCCATTGGGCCTACATCGACTTCAAGTCGGGTAAGCCCCGGCGGATTCCCGAAGAGGTGTCGGCCGCGTTCGTCGTGGTCGGCGACGAACCGCCGGGCCTGCTCAGCGACGCACCGCGTTAA
- a CDS encoding HYExAFE family protein produces the protein MTKRSNHYEVAFEEYLRGRAAPYVAVDEQRRSLVGRESLKSLDFIVSSPRAAHAPGAAGNWLIDVKGRQFPSGRQKRYWKNWSTRDEVDSLAQWETAFGASFAALILFAYEVVGDVAPLPAEQLFACRGRLYAFVGVRLHEYVHFARQISPKWDTLAVPTATFRRLAEPVDRLI, from the coding sequence ATGACCAAACGCAGCAACCACTACGAGGTGGCGTTCGAGGAATATCTGCGCGGCCGGGCGGCGCCCTACGTGGCCGTCGACGAGCAGCGGCGCTCGCTGGTCGGACGCGAGTCGCTCAAGAGCCTCGACTTTATCGTCTCGTCGCCGCGCGCGGCGCACGCGCCCGGCGCCGCCGGGAACTGGCTGATCGACGTCAAGGGGCGGCAGTTTCCCTCGGGGCGGCAGAAGCGTTATTGGAAGAACTGGTCGACGCGCGACGAGGTCGATAGCCTGGCGCAATGGGAAACGGCCTTCGGTGCGTCGTTCGCCGCGCTGATCTTGTTCGCCTACGAAGTCGTCGGCGACGTGGCCCCGTTGCCGGCCGAGCAGTTGTTTGCCTGTCGCGGCAGGCTCTATGCGTTCGTCGGCGTGCGGCTGCACGAGTACGTGCACTTTGCCCGGCAGATCTCACCCAAGTGGGACACGCTGGCCGTGCCCACCGCCACGTTTCGCCGCCTGGCCGAGCCGGTCGATCGATTGATCTGA
- the hisS gene encoding histidine--tRNA ligase has product MIEPRTLKGFRDYLPAAMLLRERLIDTARAVYRSYGFAPIDTPALEYLEILAGKGGEESDKQLYSFTDRGGRQVGLRFDLTVPLARFAAQHVATLGTPFKRYHIAPVWRGENTQRGRYREFMQCDFDTIGTESIAADIETTLVIADLFRALGIDAFTIHVNNRRVLNGLLENLGLRERSAAVLRALDKLAKIGRDKVAEELVAAAGATAAQADEVLKLAAIADSYDPAQPAESNAATIAQLAELVKGSATGSEGVQQLDTLRGACAAVWQGESCLKLDVSIARGLDYYTGTVFETFLGALPGIGSVCSGGRYDNLAELYTKQRLPGIGASLGLDRLLAALEELGAAAKATSPADVFIPYFEASRLADYQRLAAGLRMAGGIGNGPSAPGARLNVEVYPEPKRLGDQLKYADARGIRLAVIVGETEWQAGRCQVKHLAQRETRELDTLDPEKIAAAIRAML; this is encoded by the coding sequence GTGATTGAACCACGCACGCTCAAGGGGTTTCGGGATTACCTCCCCGCGGCGATGCTCCTGCGCGAACGGCTGATCGATACGGCCCGCGCGGTCTACCGCTCATACGGCTTCGCGCCGATCGACACGCCGGCCTTGGAATACCTCGAGATCCTGGCCGGCAAGGGGGGCGAGGAATCGGACAAGCAGCTCTACAGCTTCACCGACCGCGGTGGCCGCCAGGTCGGCCTGCGGTTCGACCTGACCGTACCGCTGGCGCGGTTCGCCGCGCAGCACGTGGCCACGTTGGGCACGCCGTTTAAGCGCTATCACATCGCCCCGGTCTGGCGCGGCGAAAACACCCAGCGCGGGCGCTACCGCGAATTCATGCAGTGCGACTTCGACACGATCGGCACCGAGTCGATCGCCGCCGATATCGAAACGACGCTGGTGATCGCCGATTTGTTTCGGGCCCTGGGAATCGATGCCTTTACGATTCACGTCAACAACCGCCGCGTGCTGAACGGACTCTTGGAAAACCTGGGCCTGCGCGAGCGCTCGGCCGCCGTGCTGCGGGCCCTCGACAAGCTGGCCAAGATCGGCCGCGACAAGGTGGCCGAGGAACTCGTGGCTGCCGCCGGCGCGACGGCCGCGCAGGCCGACGAGGTGCTCAAGCTGGCGGCGATCGCCGACTCGTACGATCCGGCCCAGCCGGCCGAGAGCAATGCGGCGACGATCGCCCAATTGGCCGAGCTGGTCAAAGGCAGCGCCACCGGCAGCGAGGGAGTCCAACAGCTCGACACGTTGCGCGGCGCCTGCGCCGCGGTCTGGCAGGGCGAGAGTTGCTTGAAGCTCGACGTCTCGATTGCCCGCGGACTTGACTACTACACCGGGACCGTGTTCGAGACCTTTCTGGGCGCATTGCCGGGGATCGGCAGCGTCTGCTCGGGCGGGCGCTACGACAACCTGGCCGAACTGTATACCAAGCAGCGGCTGCCGGGCATCGGCGCGTCGCTGGGCTTGGACCGGCTGCTGGCGGCGCTCGAAGAGCTGGGAGCGGCCGCGAAGGCCACGAGCCCGGCCGACGTCTTCATCCCGTACTTCGAGGCCAGCCGGTTGGCCGACTACCAGCGGCTAGCGGCCGGGCTGCGTATGGCGGGTGGAATTGGCAACGGGCCATCGGCCCCGGGTGCGCGCCTGAACGTCGAGGTCTATCCCGAGCCGAAGCGGCTGGGCGACCAGTTGAAATATGCCGATGCCCGCGGCATCCGCCTCGCGGTGATCGTCGGCGAAACCGAATGGCAAGCTGGCCGCTGCCAGGTGAAGCACCTCGCCCAGCGCGAGACCCGGGAGCTCGACACGCTCGACCCGGAAAAGATCGCCGCGGCGATTCGGGCGATGCTGTAA
- a CDS encoding YkgJ family cysteine cluster protein: MSMLSELPVVKPPQFPREKLKPGESLCSHCTAKCCRYFALPIDTPHTYKEFDYLRWYLLHDQATLFTEGKTWYLLVHTSCKHLQADHRCGIYLTRPQICREYTTDDCEYEDHYVYDRYFETAEQIDEYAEAVMGPRSDDQAAKERKQARRGKGKRRQVDHSLRSPQPPLLPVAG, encoded by the coding sequence ATGTCGATGCTCAGCGAACTCCCGGTCGTCAAACCGCCGCAGTTTCCCCGCGAGAAGCTCAAGCCGGGCGAGTCTTTGTGCAGCCATTGCACGGCCAAGTGCTGCCGGTACTTCGCCCTGCCGATCGACACGCCGCACACCTACAAGGAATTCGATTACCTGCGGTGGTACTTGCTGCACGACCAGGCGACGCTGTTCACCGAGGGGAAGACCTGGTACCTGCTGGTGCACACGTCGTGCAAGCACCTACAGGCCGATCACCGCTGCGGCATTTATTTGACCCGCCCGCAGATCTGCCGCGAATACACGACCGACGATTGCGAGTACGAGGACCACTACGTCTACGACCGCTATTTCGAGACGGCCGAGCAGATCGACGAGTATGCCGAGGCCGTGATGGGGCCCCGGTCCGACGATCAGGCTGCGAAGGAGCGCAAGCAAGCACGCCGCGGCAAGGGCAAGCGCCGCCAGGTGGATCATTCGCTGCGCAGCCCGCAGCCGCCGCTGCTGCCCGTGGCCGGTTGA
- a CDS encoding mandelate racemase/muconate lactonizing enzyme family protein yields MRIHDIVVHRLVGGTVDGGWPDGHVPEDDLHALVEIVTDEGLCGWGSVFTGHRLVEAGVDFLRPRWQGEVALEPERLTEKLRQASFWQGRGGTIEHVISGIDIALWDLLGKATGQPVSRLLGGIYRQQIKPYASTLFDEPPVLRDRLQGLVARGFRAIKLGWRPFGRRSAAFDELLVRTARDAVGTDVDLLVDAGGSEEFWPHGYKWALTTAQMLAQYDIGWFEEPLAPDDLEGFVRLREHAPVPIAGGEVLTRRQAFLPWIERGALDIVQPDATKCGGLSEARRIAWLAADHHLGFVSHGWNTALGLAADLHLAAAIPVARYVEFLTPAPYIDQLLVEPPRLDAAGMLTIPQTPGLGVEINREALKRFAGR; encoded by the coding sequence ATGCGGATTCATGACATTGTCGTTCACAGGCTGGTCGGCGGGACGGTCGACGGCGGATGGCCCGACGGCCATGTGCCCGAGGACGACCTCCACGCGCTCGTCGAGATCGTCACCGACGAGGGCCTTTGCGGCTGGGGCAGCGTCTTTACCGGCCATCGTCTCGTCGAGGCGGGCGTCGACTTCTTGCGCCCGCGCTGGCAGGGCGAAGTGGCGCTCGAGCCCGAGCGGCTGACCGAGAAGCTGCGCCAAGCCTCGTTCTGGCAAGGCCGCGGCGGCACGATCGAGCACGTCATTTCGGGCATCGACATTGCGCTCTGGGACCTGCTCGGCAAGGCGACCGGCCAGCCGGTCTCACGGCTGCTCGGCGGCATCTACCGGCAGCAGATCAAGCCCTACGCTTCGACCCTGTTCGACGAGCCGCCCGTGCTGCGCGACCGTCTGCAAGGGCTCGTCGCGCGCGGGTTCCGCGCGATCAAGCTCGGTTGGCGGCCGTTCGGGCGGCGCAGCGCGGCGTTCGACGAATTGCTCGTTCGCACGGCCCGCGACGCCGTCGGCACCGACGTCGACCTGCTGGTCGATGCCGGCGGCAGCGAGGAATTCTGGCCGCACGGCTACAAATGGGCCCTGACGACGGCGCAAATGCTGGCCCAGTACGACATCGGCTGGTTCGAGGAGCCGCTCGCCCCGGACGACCTGGAAGGCTTTGTCCGGCTGCGCGAACACGCGCCGGTGCCGATCGCCGGCGGCGAGGTTCTCACGCGCCGGCAAGCGTTTTTGCCCTGGATCGAGCGCGGGGCGCTCGACATCGTCCAGCCCGACGCCACGAAGTGCGGCGGGCTGAGCGAAGCGCGAAGGATTGCCTGGCTGGCGGCCGATCATCACTTGGGCTTCGTCAGTCACGGCTGGAACACCGCGCTGGGGCTGGCGGCCGATCTGCACCTGGCGGCTGCGATTCCCGTGGCGCGCTACGTCGAATTCCTCACTCCCGCGCCCTACATCGACCAATTGCTGGTCGAACCGCCGCGCCTCGATGCCGCCGGGATGCTCACGATTCCGCAAACGCCCGGGCTCGGCGTCGAGATCAATCGCGAGGCGCTCAAACGCTTTGCCGGAAGGTGA
- a CDS encoding formyltetrahydrofolate deformylase, whose amino-acid sequence MEIVITAVGPDNRGLADPIVHYVTAHGANIAEIQMYDHDEERLFAMYVRIAIGDEEEPALREAMQSVAQTTGLSVRVWTPPVARRPRLAICTTHRQEPPLALLRAIRDGQIKAVASCMLGNRPSCRSLAEQFGVEWHAIGDAHGNPDDERMIALCDEYEVDYIVLARYMRVLPPSSCWKYAGGRIINLHHGLLPSFPGLRPYQEAYASRMLTYGATCHFIVPELDAGNQIIYQSTFTVPPGMKLDDVMRRGQEDNEPHCLVEGVRRVVEREVRLHFHRVVSRQG is encoded by the coding sequence ATGGAAATCGTCATCACCGCCGTAGGACCCGACAACCGCGGCCTGGCCGATCCGATCGTGCACTACGTCACGGCGCATGGGGCCAATATCGCCGAGATCCAGATGTACGATCATGATGAAGAGCGGCTCTTCGCCATGTACGTGCGGATCGCGATCGGCGACGAGGAAGAACCCGCGCTGCGCGAGGCCATGCAATCCGTGGCCCAAACCACCGGCTTGAGCGTCCGCGTCTGGACGCCGCCGGTCGCGCGCCGCCCGCGCCTGGCAATCTGCACGACGCACCGTCAGGAGCCGCCACTGGCGCTGCTGCGCGCCATCCGCGACGGGCAGATCAAGGCCGTTGCCAGTTGCATGCTGGGCAATCGCCCGTCGTGCCGTTCGCTGGCCGAGCAATTCGGCGTCGAATGGCACGCAATCGGCGACGCGCACGGCAACCCCGACGACGAGCGGATGATCGCGCTGTGCGACGAGTATGAGGTCGACTACATCGTCCTGGCACGCTACATGCGCGTCCTGCCGCCCAGCAGTTGCTGGAAATATGCCGGCGGGCGGATCATCAACCTGCACCACGGGCTGCTGCCCAGCTTTCCCGGGCTACGGCCCTATCAAGAGGCCTATGCCAGCCGGATGCTGACCTATGGCGCAACGTGCCATTTCATCGTGCCCGAGCTCGATGCCGGCAATCAGATCATCTACCAGTCGACGTTCACCGTACCGCCGGGGATGAAACTCGACGACGTGATGCGCCGCGGGCAGGAAGACAACGAGCCACATTGCCTGGTCGAAGGTGTGCGCCGCGTCGTCGAGCGCGAGGTGCGATTGCACTTCCATCGCGTCGTCAGCCGGCAAGGCTGA
- a CDS encoding oligosaccharide flippase family protein, which yields MSTRKPTPPLAGADLARSVRRGSLAVVACQATGHVMSVLILSALLRLLGPEPFGLVGMVLPLVLFGRIFTTGGLYVAGVQQPELAVAEASALFWINQLVGIVTSLGVAALAPVAAWLNGRPELVPLGIALAGTLWATTWGVQHQVMLERELRLGWVALVRVVGQAIGGAAAVAMAWYGWGAWALVLEQYVEWGLIAAGYWWLHPWWPGRPRRGANVLHLIRFGGNYAISGVLFWIAANADKVLIGVLLGERALGLYGQAYGIAMKPVSALSTPLTGVMLPALSRARGDRATYLTLLTTFWRLIALVCFPLGIGLSLTAPEAIELLGSTRWGDAGTLLAVFALLIVVHLFINVIGSVLSSIGRSGRLAVQAAALAAAVLAALAATALWPGRTLLAFASAYTAAYLLAFLPYLGACLIAVEMPWRDFLKAVRRPLLAVAVMAAVVAALRWLVPGLAEMHAAVRLGILATSGAVVYLALVWRELHWIATHLRGPSAVAAS from the coding sequence ATGTCGACGCGCAAGCCCACGCCACCGCTGGCCGGCGCCGACCTGGCGCGATCGGTACGCCGCGGGTCGTTGGCCGTCGTGGCCTGCCAGGCGACGGGGCACGTGATGTCCGTACTGATCCTCTCGGCCCTGTTGCGGCTGCTGGGGCCCGAGCCGTTCGGACTGGTCGGCATGGTGCTCCCCTTGGTGCTGTTCGGACGCATTTTCACCACCGGTGGGTTGTACGTCGCCGGCGTGCAGCAGCCCGAGTTGGCCGTGGCCGAGGCTTCGGCCCTGTTCTGGATCAATCAGCTCGTCGGCATCGTGACGTCGCTCGGAGTGGCGGCGCTCGCACCGGTCGCGGCCTGGCTCAACGGCAGGCCCGAGCTGGTGCCGCTGGGCATCGCCCTGGCAGGAACGCTGTGGGCCACGACGTGGGGCGTGCAGCACCAGGTGATGCTCGAGCGCGAGCTGCGCTTGGGCTGGGTGGCGCTGGTGCGCGTGGTCGGCCAGGCGATCGGTGGTGCCGCGGCCGTGGCCATGGCCTGGTATGGCTGGGGGGCCTGGGCCCTGGTGCTCGAACAGTACGTCGAATGGGGGCTGATCGCCGCCGGTTACTGGTGGCTGCATCCCTGGTGGCCAGGGCGCCCGCGCCGCGGGGCGAACGTGCTGCACCTGATCCGGTTCGGCGGCAACTACGCCATTAGCGGCGTGTTGTTCTGGATCGCGGCCAACGCCGACAAGGTGCTGATCGGCGTCCTGCTCGGCGAACGCGCCTTGGGGCTCTACGGCCAAGCGTACGGTATCGCCATGAAGCCCGTCAGCGCGCTGAGCACGCCGCTGACTGGGGTGATGTTGCCGGCCCTGTCACGCGCCCGCGGCGATCGGGCAACTTACCTGACGTTGCTCACTACTTTCTGGCGGCTGATTGCCCTGGTGTGTTTTCCGCTGGGCATCGGGCTGTCGCTCACGGCGCCCGAGGCGATCGAGCTGCTCGGCTCGACGCGCTGGGGCGACGCGGGAACGCTCTTGGCCGTGTTTGCCTTGTTGATCGTGGTGCACCTGTTCATCAACGTGATCGGCAGCGTGCTGTCGAGCATCGGACGATCGGGCCGGCTCGCAGTCCAGGCCGCTGCGTTGGCCGCGGCGGTACTGGCGGCATTGGCCGCCACGGCGCTGTGGCCGGGCCGGACGCTGTTGGCTTTTGCCAGCGCCTACACGGCGGCCTACTTGTTGGCGTTCTTGCCCTACCTGGGCGCGTGCCTGATCGCCGTCGAGATGCCTTGGCGTGATTTTCTGAAGGCCGTGCGTCGGCCGCTGCTGGCCGTCGCGGTGATGGCGGCGGTGGTCGCGGCACTGCGCTGGCTCGTGCCGGGCCTGGCCGAGATGCACGCGGCCGTGCGACTGGGCATCCTCGCCACGAGCGGCGCCGTGGTCTATCTCGCGCTCGTCTGGCGCGAGCTGCATTGGATCGCGACGCATCTGCGTGGCCCCAGCGCGGTCGCCGCCAGCTGA
- a CDS encoding glycosyltransferase family 2 protein, whose product MASLEQDELRSWLAALAETDRLGAMPALAPERVELLERLLGHDLCRRLGVFRLPEGFRLSVVIPVYNEVATLGELVERVRGSGVPVEIILVDDGSTDGTRALLDSWRGQSDLQIIFHEQNQGKGAALRTGFQHATGQVVIIQDADLEYDPGEYGKLIQPIVEESADVVFGSRFSGDNQRVLYFWHYVGNRLLTTLSNCFTNLNLSDMETCYKVFRREVIQQIAPTLRENRFGIEPELTAKVASIPGIRIYERPISYRGRTYAQGKKITWRDGISALRCIWRYRRGLGR is encoded by the coding sequence ATGGCCTCGCTCGAACAGGACGAACTGCGAAGCTGGCTGGCCGCGCTGGCCGAGACCGACCGCCTCGGCGCCATGCCGGCCCTGGCCCCCGAGCGCGTGGAGTTGCTCGAACGGCTCTTGGGGCACGATCTCTGCCGGCGGCTGGGCGTCTTCCGTCTGCCCGAGGGCTTCCGCCTGTCGGTCGTGATTCCGGTCTACAACGAGGTGGCCACGCTGGGTGAATTGGTCGAACGCGTCCGCGGCTCCGGGGTCCCGGTCGAGATCATCCTGGTCGACGACGGCAGTACGGACGGCACCCGGGCCCTGCTCGACTCGTGGCGCGGCCAGAGCGACCTGCAGATCATCTTTCACGAACAAAACCAGGGCAAAGGCGCGGCGCTGCGCACGGGCTTTCAACATGCCACGGGCCAGGTGGTGATCATCCAGGACGCCGACCTGGAGTACGACCCGGGCGAATACGGCAAGCTGATTCAGCCGATCGTCGAGGAGTCGGCCGACGTGGTGTTCGGCAGCCGGTTTAGCGGCGACAACCAACGCGTGCTCTATTTCTGGCACTATGTGGGCAATCGTTTGCTGACGACGCTTTCGAACTGCTTTACGAACTTGAACCTGAGCGACATGGAGACCTGTTACAAGGTCTTCCGGCGCGAGGTGATCCAGCAGATTGCACCCACGCTGCGCGAGAACCGCTTCGGCATCGAGCCGGAATTGACGGCCAAGGTGGCCAGCATTCCTGGCATCCGCATTTACGAACGGCCCATCAGTTACCGCGGACGCACGTATGCGCAGGGCAAGAAGATCACCTGGCGCGACGGGATCAGCGCCCTGCGGTGCATCTGGCGCTATCGCCGCGGGCTCGGGAGATGA
- the infA gene encoding translation initiation factor IF-1 — translation MAEKEEGIEVEGVVTQALANTRFRVTIDGGHEVIAHVAGKMRKNFIRIVPGDRVKVELSPYDLTRGRIVFRER, via the coding sequence ATGGCGGAAAAAGAGGAAGGCATCGAGGTCGAAGGGGTCGTCACGCAGGCCCTGGCCAACACGCGGTTTCGCGTCACGATCGACGGCGGTCATGAGGTCATCGCACACGTCGCCGGCAAAATGCGCAAGAACTTCATCCGCATCGTCCCTGGCGATCGCGTCAAGGTCGAGCTCTCTCCCTACGATCTGACCCGCGGGCGGATCGTGTTCCGCGAGCGGTAA
- a CDS encoding DUF1501 domain-containing protein, whose product MLRFDGQPHSLCDRLSRRDVLHVGSLAALGLGLPELLAARCARAQSPESSSGAPLRLPAKAQACIFVYLFGGPSQLDTWDLKPDAPTDFRGPFRPIATRVPGLEICEHFPHLAQVSDKLTIVRSMHHEHPRHGYGLYYAFTGRPHARPDLDAAPDPSDFPSLGSLVARLRQPRAPFPQAITVPRWNRFLDLPQEYAGETAGFLGRGFDPWLIRAEPNTAQFHVAGVELPAGITLDRLAARHDLLARLDRELAASADELEAQKDTLYAQAFALVASARARRAFALEQEPAALRERYGASPFGQALLLARRLVEAGTALVTVNWHEDGSDVKSPFWDTHKDNFNTLERKLIPPVDRGLAALLGDLDERGLLDDTLIVVLGEFGRTPRIGRVVMNAATDATGRDHWPHAYSVLMAGGGIARGRVYGSSDDRGAYVASQPITPPELTATILDLLGVDLSQRIYDRQNRPHDVAPGAPVRALYA is encoded by the coding sequence ATGCTGCGCTTCGATGGCCAGCCTCATTCGCTCTGCGATCGCCTCTCGCGGCGCGACGTGTTGCACGTCGGTTCGCTGGCGGCCTTGGGGCTCGGGCTGCCGGAATTGCTGGCGGCGCGCTGCGCACGGGCCCAGTCGCCGGAATCGTCGAGCGGCGCCCCGTTGCGACTGCCGGCCAAGGCCCAGGCGTGCATTTTCGTGTATTTGTTCGGCGGTCCCAGCCAGCTCGATACGTGGGACCTCAAGCCGGATGCGCCGACCGACTTTCGCGGGCCGTTTCGACCGATCGCGACGCGCGTGCCGGGCCTGGAGATCTGCGAGCATTTCCCGCACCTGGCCCAGGTCTCCGACAAGCTCACGATCGTGCGTTCGATGCATCACGAGCATCCGCGGCACGGCTATGGGCTCTATTACGCCTTCACCGGCCGGCCCCATGCGCGACCCGACCTCGACGCTGCGCCCGACCCGAGCGATTTTCCCAGCCTCGGTTCGCTCGTGGCCCGGCTGCGGCAGCCCCGGGCCCCGTTTCCGCAGGCGATCACCGTGCCGCGCTGGAACCGGTTTCTCGACCTGCCTCAGGAGTATGCCGGCGAGACGGCCGGCTTCCTGGGGCGTGGATTCGACCCTTGGCTGATTCGCGCCGAACCGAACACGGCCCAATTTCACGTCGCGGGCGTCGAGCTGCCGGCCGGCATCACGCTCGATCGACTCGCCGCGCGGCACGATCTGCTGGCACGACTCGATCGTGAGCTTGCGGCCAGCGCCGACGAGCTCGAAGCCCAGAAAGACACGCTCTACGCGCAGGCCTTCGCCTTGGTGGCCTCGGCGCGCGCGCGGCGGGCGTTCGCACTCGAGCAAGAACCGGCCGCGCTGCGCGAGCGCTACGGTGCGAGCCCCTTTGGGCAGGCGCTGCTGCTCGCCCGGCGGCTGGTCGAGGCCGGTACGGCGCTGGTCACGGTCAATTGGCACGAAGACGGCAGCGACGTGAAGAGCCCGTTTTGGGACACGCACAAGGACAATTTCAACACGCTCGAGCGGAAGCTGATTCCACCGGTCGACCGCGGGTTGGCAGCGCTCTTAGGCGACCTGGACGAGCGCGGTCTGCTCGACGACACGCTGATCGTCGTGTTGGGCGAATTCGGCCGCACACCCCGCATCGGCCGGGTGGTGATGAACGCGGCAACCGACGCGACCGGGCGCGACCATTGGCCGCACGCTTATTCGGTGCTCATGGCCGGCGGCGGCATTGCGCGCGGGCGCGTGTACGGATCGTCGGACGACCGCGGCGCTTATGTGGCCAGCCAACCGATCACGCCGCCGGAGCTGACCGCCACGATTCTCGACTTGCTGGGCGTCGATCTGAGCCAGCGGATTTACGATCGCCAGAATCGCCCGCACGACGTGGCGCCGGGCGCGCCGGTGCGCGCGCTTTATGCCTGA